In one Rhodococcus sp. B50 genomic region, the following are encoded:
- the mftE gene encoding mycofactocin biosynthesis peptidyl-dipeptidase MftE gives MRELADAYWTDIEPDRVTVAVPVGALEQHGPHLPLDTDTRIAGAVAAALPEVVLAPPLPYGASGEHEGFAGTVSIGAEVTKALIVEYGRSVCRWAKRVVFVNGHGGNAYPLIEAVSLLRYEGRDAAWLPCAVPESDAHAGATETSLMLHLAPGAVDMARAAVGATEPIGALMPRLREAGIVSVSANGVLGDPTEATAELGARLFASLVEQASAQVARWQPGTEGRLR, from the coding sequence ATGCGGGAGCTCGCCGACGCCTACTGGACGGACATCGAACCCGACCGGGTGACGGTGGCCGTCCCGGTCGGTGCGCTCGAACAACACGGCCCACACCTCCCCCTCGACACCGACACCCGGATCGCAGGTGCTGTCGCCGCCGCGCTGCCCGAGGTGGTCCTCGCCCCGCCTCTGCCCTACGGGGCGAGCGGTGAGCACGAAGGTTTCGCCGGCACCGTCTCGATCGGTGCCGAGGTGACGAAGGCGTTGATCGTCGAATACGGCAGGTCGGTGTGCCGGTGGGCGAAGCGGGTGGTCTTCGTCAACGGCCACGGCGGCAACGCCTATCCGCTGATCGAGGCGGTGAGCCTCCTGCGGTACGAGGGCCGCGACGCTGCCTGGCTTCCGTGTGCGGTGCCCGAGTCCGACGCCCACGCCGGTGCCACCGAGACGAGTCTGATGCTGCACCTGGCACCCGGGGCGGTCGACATGGCACGCGCGGCGGTGGGAGCGACGGAACCGATCGGCGCATTGATGCCTCGACTGCGCGAAGCCGGTATCGTCTCGGTGTCCGCGAACGGAGTGCTGGGAGACCCCACCGAGGCCACCGCAGAACTCGGCGCGCGCCTGTTCGCGAGTCTGGTCGAGCAGGCGAGTGCACAGGTGGCCCGGTGGCAGCCGGGAACGGAAGGAAGGCTTCGGTGA
- the mftF gene encoding mycofactocin biosynthesis glycosyltransferase MftF (Members of this protein family, MftF, are glycosyltransferases, members of PF00535 (glycosyl transferase family 2). The encoding gene is found as part of the mycofactocin cassette, in Mycobacterium tuberculosis, many other Actinobacteria, and occasional members of other lineages. Mycofactocin itself, a putative redox carrier, is a heavily modified derivative of the C-terminal Val-Tyr dipeptide of the mycofactocin precursor MftA (TIGR03969).), translating into MSRAITPQATSPETAQPRATRLPDGFGVRIDARVRSFAGGRVLVGGSPTRMLKLAPAAATMIEEDFVEVVDAQSAAVARRLLDSGIGNPRPTKLPPSSAVTVVVPVKDNASGLARLLAAVEGHEVVVVDDGSDKPVEPPARGRVRVIRHETARGPAAARNAGLQQVTTEFVAFLDSDVVPQLGWLERSLGHFTDPAVALVAPRIVALEPDSSALAKYEHARSSLDLGSRESAVVAGGPVSYVPSAALLVRRDALVACGGFDETMHVAEDVDLCRRLQGAGWRLRYEPISRVAHDHRTRFRTWLTRKAFYGTGAAPLADRHPGSVPPMVMSIWTLLACVGIASFTRVGVIAAVLTQVVTFVRLRRMFAGLDRPDRIAALLTAQGSAGGLWQVASAVCRHYWPVTVVAAVFSRKVRRAVLLFAVAEGIWDWKTHHESGGLDPVRYLLYKRLDDLAYGAGLWKGALDARTASALVPDIRK; encoded by the coding sequence GTGAGTCGGGCGATTACTCCACAGGCGACATCTCCGGAGACGGCGCAGCCACGGGCGACCCGGCTCCCCGACGGTTTCGGTGTGCGCATCGACGCACGTGTGCGCAGCTTCGCCGGAGGACGTGTCCTCGTCGGGGGGTCGCCCACGCGCATGCTGAAACTCGCTCCCGCCGCCGCGACGATGATCGAGGAGGACTTCGTCGAGGTGGTCGACGCGCAGAGCGCAGCGGTCGCGCGACGCCTGCTCGATTCGGGTATCGGGAACCCCCGCCCTACGAAACTCCCGCCCAGTTCGGCCGTCACCGTCGTCGTGCCCGTCAAGGACAATGCGTCCGGCCTCGCCCGTCTGCTCGCCGCTGTCGAAGGGCACGAGGTCGTGGTCGTCGACGACGGATCCGACAAGCCTGTCGAACCACCGGCTCGCGGTCGCGTCCGGGTGATCAGACACGAGACCGCACGCGGGCCGGCGGCGGCCCGAAACGCCGGATTGCAGCAGGTGACAACGGAATTCGTCGCCTTCCTCGATTCCGACGTGGTGCCGCAACTGGGTTGGCTCGAACGATCGCTGGGGCATTTCACCGATCCCGCGGTCGCTCTCGTCGCGCCGCGCATCGTGGCCCTCGAACCCGACAGCAGCGCACTGGCGAAATACGAGCACGCACGATCGTCGCTCGACCTCGGCAGTCGGGAATCTGCGGTCGTCGCGGGCGGCCCCGTCTCGTACGTGCCGAGCGCGGCACTGCTCGTGCGTCGCGACGCGCTCGTCGCCTGCGGTGGTTTCGACGAGACGATGCACGTGGCCGAGGATGTCGATCTGTGCCGGCGACTGCAGGGCGCGGGGTGGCGGTTGCGGTACGAGCCCATCTCTCGGGTCGCGCACGATCATCGCACCCGTTTCCGGACGTGGTTGACACGCAAGGCGTTCTACGGAACCGGTGCGGCCCCGCTCGCGGATCGGCATCCGGGTTCCGTCCCGCCGATGGTGATGTCGATCTGGACGCTCCTCGCGTGTGTCGGGATCGCGAGCTTCACCCGCGTCGGCGTGATCGCAGCCGTGCTGACGCAGGTGGTCACCTTCGTGCGGTTGCGACGGATGTTCGCCGGCCTCGACCGGCCCGACCGTATCGCCGCACTGCTCACCGCCCAGGGATCGGCCGGTGGTCTGTGGCAGGTGGCGTCGGCGGTGTGCCGGCACTACTGGCCGGTCACGGTCGTCGCAGCGGTGTTCTCTCGCAAGGTTCGCCGGGCGGTCCTGCTCTTCGCTGTGGCCGAAGGCATCTGGGACTGGAAGACGCATCACGAGAGCGGCGGGCTCGATCCCGTCCGCTACCTGCTCTACAAGCGACTCGACGACCTCGCGTACGGAGCGGGGCTGTGGAAGGGTGCGCTCGACGCCCGTACGGCGTCCGCGCTCGTGCCCGACATCCGGAAGTGA
- a CDS encoding mycofactocin system FadH/OYE family oxidoreductase 1: protein MSPALTEPITLAGRTAPTRVIFGPHVTNLGDGRSFSDRHIAYYARRAHGGCGIVVTETASVHPLDHPYERAPLAEHCGGGYRRVAEACRPHGTLVLAGLGHRGLQGSSAWTRAPLWAPSRVPDPATRELPAEMSEHEITELVESFARAAAVAVAADLDGVELDAGPTSLLRQFLSGLTNHRDDGYGDDRLRLLREVIVAVRAQLGADRVLALRLSCDENAPWAGVTPDLAAGYVSATAPAIDLLTVVRGGLFSPESYRPDAHVPAGFNDELCRRIREEAGSAVPIVLQGSIVDVGHAQRALDGGTCDLVEMTRAQIADPDLVEAVRRGRRPRPCLRCNQACLVDDFHNPVVGCIANPEAGDETRHPSEPAVAARDVLVVGAGPGGLEAAHVAATRGHRVVLVEATNRVGGTAAAVSHGRPGLAALVDWLEQQCRESGVDIRTGTEAGDADIEDALADGHVVVQATGGIPRPPAFPVTVPENYATAVEVLAGIRPPTQRAVVWDPLGGPVASAVVDRLVEDGVEVHYATSDLVAGSRLAPTGDLVAFDARMQRAGVTRHLGRRVGSVDADGIMLVDRVSGETTPVSGAVLVDCAPLLPGEVGERPGVWSIGDRVAPRTMRDAIREGHRVAVAL, encoded by the coding sequence ATGAGCCCCGCGCTCACCGAACCGATCACCCTCGCCGGACGCACTGCTCCGACGAGGGTGATCTTCGGTCCGCATGTCACGAATCTCGGTGACGGACGGTCGTTCTCGGACCGGCACATCGCGTACTACGCGCGACGTGCTCACGGTGGGTGCGGGATCGTCGTGACGGAGACCGCGTCGGTGCACCCGCTCGACCACCCCTACGAACGCGCGCCGCTCGCCGAACACTGTGGCGGCGGATACCGGCGGGTCGCCGAAGCCTGCCGTCCGCACGGCACACTCGTGCTCGCCGGCCTCGGTCATCGCGGCCTGCAGGGATCGAGCGCGTGGACCCGGGCGCCGTTGTGGGCGCCTTCGCGTGTGCCGGATCCGGCGACACGCGAACTCCCCGCCGAGATGTCCGAGCACGAGATCACAGAACTCGTGGAGTCCTTCGCCCGTGCTGCCGCCGTCGCCGTGGCCGCGGATCTCGACGGGGTGGAACTCGACGCCGGCCCGACTTCGCTGCTGCGGCAGTTCCTCTCGGGACTGACCAATCACCGCGACGACGGATACGGCGACGACCGGTTGCGCCTGCTCCGCGAGGTGATCGTCGCGGTCCGTGCGCAGCTCGGTGCGGACCGCGTTCTCGCACTGCGACTCTCGTGCGACGAGAACGCGCCGTGGGCGGGCGTCACTCCCGACCTCGCCGCCGGATATGTTTCCGCGACCGCCCCGGCGATCGACCTGCTCACCGTGGTGCGCGGCGGGTTGTTCTCTCCCGAGTCGTACCGGCCCGACGCGCACGTCCCGGCCGGGTTCAACGACGAATTGTGTCGGCGCATTCGGGAGGAAGCCGGTAGTGCGGTCCCGATCGTGTTGCAGGGCAGCATCGTCGATGTCGGACACGCGCAACGCGCGCTCGACGGCGGTACGTGCGATCTGGTCGAGATGACCCGCGCTCAGATCGCCGACCCCGACCTCGTCGAGGCCGTCCGCCGTGGTCGCCGGCCGCGTCCCTGCCTGCGCTGCAACCAGGCATGCCTCGTCGACGACTTCCACAATCCGGTCGTGGGTTGCATCGCGAACCCGGAGGCGGGCGACGAGACACGGCATCCGTCCGAACCGGCAGTCGCCGCTCGCGACGTGCTCGTGGTGGGTGCCGGGCCGGGCGGCCTGGAAGCGGCACATGTGGCGGCGACACGCGGTCACCGTGTCGTCCTGGTCGAGGCGACGAACAGGGTCGGTGGCACGGCCGCCGCGGTCTCACACGGCCGCCCCGGCCTCGCGGCGCTCGTCGACTGGCTCGAACAGCAGTGCCGCGAGTCCGGTGTCGACATCCGCACCGGCACCGAGGCCGGCGACGCCGATATCGAGGACGCGCTCGCCGACGGACATGTGGTCGTGCAGGCCACCGGCGGGATTCCTCGTCCACCGGCCTTTCCTGTGACCGTGCCCGAGAACTACGCGACCGCGGTGGAGGTGTTGGCGGGGATCCGCCCGCCGACGCAGCGAGCGGTGGTGTGGGATCCGCTGGGTGGTCCGGTGGCGAGCGCCGTCGTCGACCGTCTCGTGGAAGACGGTGTGGAGGTCCATTACGCGACGAGCGACCTCGTCGCCGGATCACGCCTCGCGCCGACAGGCGATCTCGTCGCTTTCGACGCCCGGATGCAGCGGGCGGGCGTGACGAGACATCTCGGGCGCCGGGTCGGTTCGGTCGACGCCGACGGGATCATGCTCGTCGACCGTGTATCCGGGGAGACCACGCCGGTTTCGGGTGCCGTCCTGGTCGATTGCGCACCGTTGTTGCCGGGCGAAGTAGGCGAACGGCCGGGGGTGTGGTCGATCGGGGATCGGGTGGCCCCGAGAACGATGCGCGACGCGATCCGCGAGGGACACCGGGTGGCCGTGGCGCTGTAA
- a CDS encoding GNAT family N-acetyltransferase, which translates to MLIEPRPLDDPDVQDLIGEVQLEYVRRYGGPDDTELSPHEFQPPRGVFLLALTDRIPAGIGGWRAPEPSHRGLRDEDAEIKRMYVRASMRRRGVAERVLGALERTATDAGRRRMVLETGSEQPEAIALYAKAGYVPMSERFGLYSHSPTAMYYCKSLPPIRLATDDDLPELQEIERAAGKPFAEIGMTFVADDDPPSVDDLRVHRDAGRCWVWSDEGGLPVAYLVADIVDDGVHIEQVSVHPDHARRGIGRMLLAHVAGWARDAGFGSLSLTTYRDVPWNGPYYARLGFRTVADDALSAALARIRTEERRHGLDRWPRIVMRRELET; encoded by the coding sequence GTGCTGATCGAACCTCGTCCGCTGGACGATCCGGACGTGCAGGACCTCATCGGCGAGGTCCAGCTCGAATACGTCCGGAGGTACGGCGGACCCGACGACACCGAACTGTCGCCGCACGAATTCCAGCCGCCGCGCGGCGTGTTCCTCCTGGCGCTGACCGACCGGATTCCGGCCGGGATCGGTGGTTGGCGCGCACCGGAGCCCTCGCATCGAGGACTGCGCGACGAGGACGCCGAGATCAAACGGATGTACGTGCGTGCGAGCATGCGGCGTCGCGGTGTGGCGGAGCGGGTGCTGGGCGCGCTCGAGCGGACCGCGACCGATGCCGGTCGTCGTCGCATGGTCCTCGAGACGGGCAGCGAACAACCCGAGGCGATCGCGCTGTACGCGAAGGCCGGATACGTACCGATGTCCGAGCGCTTCGGCCTCTACTCGCACTCGCCGACGGCGATGTACTACTGCAAGAGTCTGCCGCCGATCCGCCTCGCCACCGACGACGACCTGCCGGAGCTGCAGGAGATCGAGCGCGCGGCGGGGAAGCCCTTCGCCGAGATCGGCATGACCTTCGTGGCCGACGACGATCCCCCGTCCGTCGACGATCTGCGCGTCCACCGGGACGCTGGTCGCTGCTGGGTGTGGTCCGACGAAGGTGGGCTCCCGGTCGCGTATCTCGTGGCCGACATCGTCGACGACGGCGTCCATATCGAACAGGTATCGGTCCATCCCGACCACGCGCGTCGCGGGATCGGTCGCATGTTGCTCGCGCACGTCGCGGGATGGGCGCGGGACGCCGGCTTCGGATCCCTGTCGCTCACCACCTACCGCGACGTGCCGTGGAACGGCCCTTACTACGCGCGTCTCGGTTTCCGGACGGTCGCGGACGATGCCCTCTCCGCCGCTCTCGCACGGATCCGAACGGAGGAACGCAGGCACGGCCTCGACCGGTGGCCGCGAATCGTCATGCGCCGCGAACTGGAGACGTAG
- a CDS encoding mycofactocin system FadH/OYE family oxidoreductase 2, with amino-acid sequence MTRTGTGTVPHATLRIGPVTLRNRIVFPAHLTNFSVDGSVTDRHIAYYEARARGGAAMIVTEEHTVHPSDRPYEKLIRGWDPDVVTGYRRLTDAVHRHGTRILAQLNHNGAQGTSMYTGWPLWAPSPEPDPLFREVPRVVGESEIAELVAGYADVARRCADGGFDGVEIQCSQASILRAFLARATNRRTDHYGGDLAGRARLLLEVVAAVRRVLGGDRVVGVRLTGHDGTDGGVGIDDAVQVARMLEASGDVDYLNTSVGVATETLHLVEAPMSTPHGYSLFVPDAIRAAVSLPVVGVGRFTRPEQVGAALSDGVCDLVGAVRAQIADPDFANRVLSGRGDEIRPCIGCNQECIGRVGLNRPISCAVNPHAGHESDGPAAIAAPQRVVVVGGGPAGLQAAATAATHGHSVVLLERNRHTGGQIREAAVAPHRAELLGAVTHLDAECHRRGVEFRMGAAVDVRMLRALAPDVVIVATGARPRRPAWAGSSARVSDVRDVLTGRATPSGRVLVADDLGFHQATSVAELLADRGCAVTVCTPGMVVGQDLGPTLELDGWLRRAHDKRIGRVTGVAVGGVVDLPDGTEVALVHHATGERTTLTVDAVVVAAHQEPVDELWHELSECGTRVIRVGDAVTPRRLHAAVLEGDRAAREL; translated from the coding sequence ATGACGCGCACAGGGACCGGCACCGTTCCACACGCGACGTTGCGAATCGGTCCGGTCACCCTGCGCAACCGCATCGTCTTCCCGGCGCACCTGACCAACTTCTCGGTCGACGGCTCCGTCACCGACCGGCACATCGCGTACTACGAAGCACGGGCACGCGGTGGCGCGGCGATGATCGTCACCGAGGAACACACCGTGCACCCCTCGGACCGGCCGTACGAGAAGCTGATCCGCGGCTGGGATCCGGATGTCGTCACCGGCTACCGCCGGCTCACCGACGCCGTGCACCGGCACGGCACGCGGATCCTCGCGCAGCTCAACCACAACGGCGCGCAGGGCACCTCGATGTACACCGGGTGGCCGCTGTGGGCGCCGAGCCCGGAACCCGACCCGCTCTTCCGCGAGGTTCCGCGCGTCGTGGGGGAATCCGAGATCGCCGAACTCGTCGCGGGCTACGCCGACGTCGCCCGCCGTTGCGCCGACGGCGGTTTCGACGGTGTCGAGATCCAGTGCTCCCAGGCCTCGATCCTGCGTGCCTTCCTCGCACGCGCGACGAACCGTCGCACCGACCACTACGGCGGAGATCTCGCGGGGCGGGCCCGCCTGCTGCTCGAGGTCGTGGCCGCCGTGAGACGGGTCCTCGGCGGCGACCGTGTCGTGGGGGTGCGTCTGACGGGCCACGACGGCACCGACGGCGGTGTCGGTATCGACGACGCCGTGCAGGTCGCGCGGATGCTCGAGGCGAGCGGCGACGTCGACTACCTCAACACGTCCGTCGGCGTCGCGACCGAGACGTTGCATCTGGTCGAAGCCCCGATGTCCACCCCGCACGGCTACTCGCTGTTCGTGCCCGACGCGATCCGGGCCGCGGTGTCGCTGCCGGTCGTCGGGGTCGGGCGCTTCACCCGACCCGAACAGGTCGGTGCGGCGCTCTCCGACGGAGTGTGTGATCTCGTCGGCGCGGTACGGGCGCAGATCGCCGATCCGGACTTCGCGAACAGGGTGCTCTCCGGACGCGGCGATGAGATACGGCCGTGCATCGGCTGCAACCAGGAGTGCATCGGCCGGGTCGGGCTCAACCGTCCCATCTCGTGCGCGGTCAATCCCCACGCCGGCCACGAATCCGACGGACCCGCCGCGATCGCTGCGCCGCAGCGGGTCGTCGTGGTCGGTGGCGGACCGGCGGGATTGCAGGCAGCGGCAACGGCTGCTACCCACGGGCATTCGGTCGTCCTGCTCGAACGGAACCGCCACACCGGCGGTCAGATCCGCGAGGCGGCCGTCGCACCGCACCGCGCCGAACTGCTCGGCGCGGTGACCCACCTCGACGCCGAGTGCCATCGCCGGGGAGTGGAGTTCCGCATGGGTGCGGCCGTCGATGTGCGGATGCTGCGGGCGCTGGCACCCGACGTCGTGATCGTCGCGACAGGAGCGCGGCCACGCCGGCCCGCCTGGGCGGGTTCGTCGGCGCGGGTGAGCGACGTGCGGGACGTGCTCACCGGTCGCGCCACGCCCTCCGGACGCGTCCTCGTGGCCGACGATCTCGGGTTCCATCAGGCGACGTCGGTCGCCGAGCTGCTGGCCGACCGGGGGTGCGCCGTGACGGTGTGCACGCCGGGGATGGTCGTGGGCCAGGACCTCGGTCCGACGCTCGAGCTCGACGGCTGGCTGCGCCGAGCTCACGACAAGCGGATCGGACGGGTCACCGGCGTCGCCGTCGGCGGTGTCGTGGACCTACCGGACGGCACCGAGGTCGCCCTGGTCCACCACGCGACCGGCGAGCGGACGACGCTCACGGTGGACGCGGTCGTCGTCGCCGCACATCAGGAGCCCGTCGACGAGCTGTGGCACGAGCTCTCGGAATGCGGCACGAGGGTGATCCGCGTGGGCGACGCGGTGACGCCCCGGCGCCTGCACGCTGCGGTCCTCGAGGGTGACCGGGCCGCCAGGGAGCTCTAG
- the mftD gene encoding pre-mycofactocin synthase MftD (MftD, an enzyme found in the mycofactocin biosynthesis locus, performs an oxidative deamination of 3-amino-5-[(p-hydroxyphenyl)methyl]-4,4-dimethyl-2-pyrrolidinone (AHDP). The resulting compound, now called pre-mycofactocin (PMFT), is a biologically active redox cofactor that can oxidize the non-exchangeable NADH of TIGR03971 family SDR-type oxidoreductases.) — translation MAKPSWLKNPWATDPWFETVAVAQQRARKRLPKSVYGALVAGSEAGITVDDNTTAFRELGFAPHVAGLSDKREMGTTIMGQNVSLPVMISPTGVQAVHPDGEVAVARAAAARGTAMGLSSFASKSVEEVAAVNDKTFFQMYWVGSRDVLIQRMERARAAGAKGLIMTLDWSFSNGRDWGSPAIPERMNLEAMIKFAPEGITRPKWMLEWARSFGLPDLTTPNLTPPGGQAPTFFGAYGEWMTTPLPTWEDVAWLREQWGDAPFMLKGVMRVDDAKRAVDAGVTAISVSNHGGNNLDGTPAPIRALPAIAEAVGKDVEVLLDGGIRRGSDVVKAVALGARAVLIGRAYLWGLAANGQAGVENVLDILSGGIGSALMGLGKNSIHELTPDDVFVPDGFRRDLGI, via the coding sequence ATGGCCAAACCTTCCTGGTTGAAGAACCCCTGGGCGACCGACCCGTGGTTCGAGACCGTCGCGGTCGCGCAGCAACGCGCGCGTAAGCGTCTGCCCAAGTCCGTATACGGCGCCCTGGTCGCCGGGTCCGAGGCCGGTATCACGGTCGACGACAACACCACAGCTTTCCGCGAACTCGGTTTCGCCCCGCATGTGGCGGGACTGTCCGACAAGCGCGAGATGGGCACGACCATCATGGGCCAGAACGTGTCGCTGCCCGTGATGATCTCGCCGACCGGCGTGCAGGCCGTGCACCCGGACGGGGAGGTCGCCGTGGCCCGCGCCGCCGCAGCACGCGGCACCGCGATGGGATTGAGTTCGTTCGCCTCGAAGTCCGTCGAGGAGGTCGCGGCGGTCAACGACAAGACCTTCTTCCAGATGTACTGGGTGGGCAGCCGCGATGTGCTGATCCAGCGCATGGAACGCGCCCGCGCCGCCGGCGCGAAGGGTCTGATCATGACCCTGGACTGGTCGTTCTCCAACGGCCGAGACTGGGGCAGCCCGGCGATCCCGGAGCGGATGAACCTCGAGGCGATGATCAAGTTCGCGCCCGAGGGCATCACCCGCCCGAAGTGGATGCTCGAATGGGCCCGGTCGTTCGGACTGCCGGATCTGACCACCCCGAATCTGACCCCGCCCGGTGGGCAGGCCCCGACCTTCTTCGGCGCCTACGGCGAGTGGATGACCACCCCGCTGCCGACCTGGGAGGATGTCGCGTGGCTGCGCGAACAGTGGGGTGATGCGCCGTTCATGCTCAAGGGTGTGATGCGGGTCGACGATGCCAAGCGCGCCGTCGATGCCGGGGTCACCGCGATCTCGGTGTCCAATCACGGCGGCAACAATCTCGACGGCACCCCGGCGCCGATCCGGGCGTTGCCGGCGATCGCCGAGGCGGTGGGCAAGGATGTCGAGGTGCTGCTCGACGGTGGCATCCGTCGCGGCAGCGATGTCGTCAAGGCCGTCGCGCTCGGTGCGAGGGCGGTGCTCATCGGCCGCGCCTACTTGTGGGGTCTGGCGGCGAACGGTCAGGCCGGTGTGGAGAACGTCCTCGACATCCTGTCCGGCGGAATCGGTTCCGCCCTGATGGGCCTGGGCAAGAACTCGATCCACGAGCTGACCCCGGACGATGTGTTCGTGCCGGACGGGTTCCGCCGCGACCTCGGCATCTGA
- a CDS encoding mycofactocin-coupled SDR family oxidoreductase, whose translation MGDFDGKVVFITGIARGQGRNHAIRFAREGASVIGVDIAAPVSEYITYEQATEDDFHETVRLVEEAGGKILARIADVRDSVALKAVVDEGVAQFGRLDVVVANAGICTWNRFWEMPDDQFEELIDINLTGVFKTLKAAAPAMIEAGNGGSIIVVSSVAGLKAMPGQINYAAAKFGLVGITQAAAKELGPYRIRVNSIHPYGVNTPMGTDVSVLKLFEKNPSWGPNFVPILTEKPAADPDDISETVLFLASDRASTITGSQMAIDQGNSKV comes from the coding sequence ATGGGAGATTTCGACGGCAAGGTCGTCTTCATCACCGGGATCGCACGCGGGCAGGGCCGCAACCACGCCATCCGGTTCGCGCGCGAGGGTGCGTCCGTCATCGGCGTCGACATCGCAGCCCCGGTCTCGGAGTACATCACGTACGAGCAGGCCACCGAGGACGACTTCCACGAGACGGTCCGGCTCGTCGAGGAGGCCGGTGGCAAGATCCTGGCGCGCATCGCGGACGTCCGCGACAGCGTGGCGCTGAAGGCCGTCGTCGACGAGGGGGTCGCCCAGTTCGGGCGGCTCGACGTGGTGGTCGCCAACGCCGGTATCTGTACCTGGAACCGCTTCTGGGAGATGCCCGACGACCAGTTCGAAGAGTTGATCGACATCAACCTCACCGGTGTCTTCAAGACCCTCAAGGCCGCGGCGCCCGCCATGATCGAGGCCGGCAACGGCGGGTCGATCATCGTCGTCAGCTCGGTGGCGGGTCTCAAGGCGATGCCCGGTCAGATCAACTATGCAGCAGCGAAATTCGGCCTCGTCGGTATCACGCAGGCAGCGGCGAAGGAACTCGGTCCCTACCGCATCCGGGTCAACTCCATCCACCCCTACGGTGTGAACACCCCGATGGGCACCGACGTCAGCGTCCTGAAACTGTTCGAGAAGAACCCCTCGTGGGGCCCGAACTTCGTTCCCATCCTCACCGAGAAGCCCGCGGCCGATCCCGACGACATCTCGGAGACCGTGCTGTTCCTCGCCAGTGATCGTGCGTCCACCATCACCGGCAGCCAGATGGCCATCGATCAGGGCAACTCGAAGGTCTGA